The nucleotide sequence TTAGACGCGACGGGGGGAAGCATCTACGGACACACACCCATTCTTCCCGTGCCAAAAATCCCTCTTTCTTCCCTCTCTTGTTCCCAACTCCCCCTTTAATTCCCCCTCCTCCCCTCTTTGGTCTCTCCCGAACCCCaacgacgagagagagagagagagagagagagagagagagagagagagagcattaaaTCTGCATCGATCGCCCCGATCCATGGGGGACGCAGCTTGATCGATGCCCTCGCTTCCCGATCGGAACCCACAGCGAGCTGAGGGCTGGGATCTCCGAGAGGCGGACCGATCGAATCGAGGGAGGAGAGGTTTCGAGGTTCCTATCCGGTTCTTGATCTTGTATTTTTGTTGGTTCTTGGCCTTTGATCGGACCTCCGTAGTGGGATTTGGGAGATCGGTGTGTAGATCTACAAGGGCAAAGATCGGTTCTTGATTGTGGTCTCTTGATCTGTGGCCGAGGGGAGATGGATCGAGTCGACGAGAACGGTCGAGGCATGACGAGGCCAGCGAGTTTCCGAGGTTCTTTGGGTCGTTGATTTCAAGATTTCGGATGCTGGAGTTCGAAATCTTGGCTGCGGAGgactgatctctttttttttttcttcttccttgtaGTCACAGATACGGGCAATCGTAGAGCTTTAAGAGATATAAGGAATGTGGTGGGAGCGCCACCATATGCTTGTCCGATCGGAAAGAGGGGATTCCCGGAGTAATGCATATAACTTGGACCTCGTCTTTGGTTAATTGATGTCTCCTCTTGATCTAATTTCTTCTGCCATCTTTTCTTTCAACAGCAAGGGTAGTTTAGACGATAAGAAACTAACACTTGTAGCTCGACGGCCCGCGACAAGGTTGGGTTGAACCTGATCTTTGTTCCCCTTTCCGATTCTTGTATGATTCTGCTCATAACTATTTGAGGGGTTGAACTTTTCAGGAAATTTGTGGCTACATTGGCAAGCAAATCACAACCTTATCAGCAGGTAATTTTGCCTAACCAAATCATTAAGTAATACAAAAAATTGATTGCTTTCTTTGCTGAGGGATGCGATTTTGTTTAGGGAACTAATGGACAGCATCGAGAAGTTGGGAGTCAGAGCCAGTACAATCCTCCCGTGCCATTGGTGTCAAAATCGAGTTGTTTGGATAGTTGTACTACAATAGACGTGGATTATAATTCTAGTAATGACATTGCGTTGCCCATGGTGGAAGAGATGGAAGAGATGGTCCGTTCTGAACTATCCCATATTTTCATGTAAATATTTCAAGTTCTATTTGAGAAATGGACTCCATTTGTGAGCCATTCTGATAGCAATCATTGTTGCAGGATAATTCTGACATCAAGGAGGTTGCAATGGACGATCTTGTCATTGAGACACTTCCAAGTATAGATATCTGCGATTCAAATAATCCACTTGCGGTCGTCGAATACGTAGAAGATATATACAGTTTCTATAGACAAACCGAGGTGCACATCTCATTATTTATCAGTTGTTTTGCTATAGATCATATGAAGATTAGATGACGGCATTCACTTTTCACTTAGCTCGATCATTATATATGAAACAAGGCATTAATGAAGAAAACTTACCGAACTGCTCATTTTTGTCCTCAAGAGCTAATCTGTTGTTCTAGGCTCTCTTTTACAATTAAGCCATGTAGTAGCATTCCTAGTTCTTTATCAACATGTTTTTACTTACTTGAAATGTACTCAATATACTGTTCAGGTTACGAGTTGTGTGAGCCCTGATTACATGTCCCAGCAGTTTGACATTAATGAAAAGATGCGAGCTATCCTCATCGACTGGCTGATAGAGGTATTGGAGATTTTCTAAATATATACTCTATTTTCAGTAGCCATTTCGTTCATTCTCCACTTTCTTCGGTGTAACATCTGATCATTCTTCTTCAATCTTTCTTCTACAGGTGcattacaaatttgaattgaTGGAGGAGACACTTTTCCTAACTGTGAACATCATAGATAGGTTCCTGGCAAGGCAGACAGTGGCAAGGAAGAAGCTTCAGCTGGCTGGTGTTACAGCCATGCTTCTTGCTTGCAAGTATGAGGAAGTCTCGGTTCCAGTGGTGGAGGATCTAATTCTCATCTCGGACCGGGCTTACACAAGGGAAGAAGTCCTTGAAATGGTAATGCACTTGTTATGCTTCTGCGGTTGATTGCTGCGAAGGCTTTGCATTTAGTTATGACACGACTCTAACAGAGAATAGCATTGATGGTATTGTATTTAAGATAACATATGGGCATGTTTCAAGGAGAGCTAAGAAAATCTTAGTGATACCACTAAAGGAGATTTGAATACTCCTGATTTGGTAAGGTAATTCACCATACAAGAAGATTAATGATTGGAAAAGATTCTTGTAAATAGGATGATGGTTGTAGTATTGAGGAATTAATATAACATATGGGCGTGTTTCAAGGAGAGCTAAGAAAATCTTAGTAATACCACTAAAGGAGATTTGAATACTCCTGATTTGGTAAAAGTAATTCACCATACAAAAGTTGATCCTAGATAATTTCGACATTACTGTTACGTCACCGAATACATTGTGATTGGCTTGTGAATTTTGCTTATCAAATATATTGTTATTGGTTTGGTAACTTTTTTTCTTCCCTGACCTTTGCCTCTCTGTCTTGTGATGTTTAATACAATACAGGAAAAGCTGATCGTCAACACACTGCAATTCAACATGTCTGTGCCTACTCCTTATGTTTTCATGAGAAGATTTCTCAAGGCCGCCGAGGCTGACAGAAAGGTAAGACTTAGTTTTGGGCTTAGAATTGAATCAGCATGCAAATTTACATAAGAATGACAATAGGTTCTGACGAACGTATCCCACTTTGCCTGTCGTACAAAACCAGCTCGAGCTACTTTCGTTTTTCATCATAGAGCTTTGTCTGGTCGAGTACAAGATGCTCAAGTTCCGCCCCTCTTTGCTGGCCGCTGCTGCAATCTACACTGCACAGTGTTCTCTGAGAGGTCTCAAGTACTGGACGAAAACTAGTGAGCTGCACAGTAACTATTCAGAGGACCAGCTCCTGTGAGTTCTCATCATCTGTGCCTCGCAAATCCGTCTTTCTATTTCTCGACTCCGGTTCTAACATTTATCGATTGTTGTCTGTCCCAGAGAGTGTTCGAGGTTGATGGTGGATTTCCACCACAAGGCTGGGCTAGGAAAGCTGACTGGAGTACATAGAAAATACACTACTTTAAAGTATGGATGCACGGCAAAATCAGAACCAGCCCTCTTTTTGTTGAACACTATTCTCTAGTGTCGATTGAACATGAGTAGGTGTTGTGAGTGCAACAGAAGTTGCTGGTCATGCAATGGAAGTTGCATAAGTACAAAATAATTGTTCTTGTGTTTATCCGATGATTAATTTTGTTATTTTGAACTTCTTGGAAGTCACATCAGCTGTTAATTGCTTATTCTGATATCAAATATGACGTTAAATTTGTGTAAAAATTTCATTTTCCAAGTGGCAAAAATAAGAAACATGAGCTGTAATCACCTATAATTTTctctttaacataaattaataatatattattttatttaaattattattattattattttgtatatagtatgattaaaattattttttaattatcgaGATAAGTTAGAGATTTTATCAATCAAAttgaattatcaattgatttattTACTAACAAGTgaagtgattttaaaaaaatagataattaaaattttatttttgtgcgtgaaccataagaaataaatattataattctatctttgtatgtatgaaaataaaataaaaataaaaattaaattattatttttctttaaggagatcTCATACTCTTTTATATAATAGGGTTCTTCTTTTCTCATTTCTCATCGATTACAATAATTAAGAAATTAATTTcctaaaagatttttttatttatattttaaaatatttgatacaatggttattataatttgtatgatgcctaatcatattttaattttaaaattttataattaataaataataattattgaattatgatgttaaaatgattagttaatttaattataattttaattcatttaattagatatatttatgttttaagaaattatgtgtgaattttaatgatttaatgttttaaatttaaaattatgaatttaaaataattaatttattaaaaatagatttgagattttaattattatttttttaaaattttatttttttaaattaaaatctaatttaataaaaaGGCTCAAATTGAGGGCCTAACCTAAGTTAAAATGATTGATGATgccaacccatgtggctaagtCTAACCTAGCAACTCATGTGGTTAGTTATAACCTAACTTAGGTGGTTATGGATGATCCAACCAATGTGGTTAGGCATGATTTGACTTATGTGGTTAGGTACAACTCAGCCCATGTAATTAAGTATGACCTAGTCCATATGATTAAGTATGATCCAACCCCTGTCGTTAGCTATTATCCAACCCATGTGGTTAGGTACAGCTCAACTCATGTGACTATGTTTGACTCAATCCACTTAGTTAGCTAAGTGACATAGCCTATATGGATAGGTACGACTTAACCCATGTAGCAAGATATAACTCAACTCATGTGACTAATTACGATCCAACCCATGCATGACCCAACTCATGTGGTCAAGCAGAACCCAACCCATGTGATCAGGCAAGACTTAACATGCGAGCAAATGTAACACAATTTAGTGGTATGACTTAGCCTAACTCGCGAGTGAAGCTCAACCTGACCCATGATGCTAAGTTTGCCTAGCTATGCAATTGGTGTTAAACATATCGTCACCCCTCTATCCAGCCCATTGTACCTCAATTAGACCTGTTACTTTGGATAGGCATATGCGACACACGTGACTCATCTAAGGCTTAGGTTGGTCAGTTCGATTTGGGTTAGCACTATACGAGATAGTCTAATTTCCTCTCTTCTTATTGGTTTGAACTCGTCAGTTGATTGAATTAGACAAGTTCGATCAGTTCAAGCCGATTTATGGTGATTCCAGACCAACTTGACCAATTCAAATATAGTGATctaattaaaattaatcaaatctaaattagacaaaTTTAGGATGATTCTAGACTGGTTGTATAATGATTTGAGATTGGTTCCGTCATGTcctaattgaattgagtttggtttaagctaATTGAGTTATTCAATTAGCATTCTAGTTGATTGAGGATTATTGAGAGATTAATATCTcatgtttttattatttgataagcttaaaaattatattatttaaaaattattattattattttaaaattaaattgataATATTGATATGAATATTATCATGTAATATATGTGACTATGTTGAGTAGTCCATATTAGAAGTACAACATGTGAAAAGGAGCTACAAGTCCATCACAAGCCATCAAAGGACATATTATTTTATTGTATAATTTTTTGGATGCATGCATGAACGAATGAATGTAAATGAACGAACATTGTTGACCATGTATCCATGTCGAGAGTAGGTACGACGATTCCCTTCGGAAATTATCAGGTCGCTAAATGGTTTCTCTATCAATTGTTAAGAGGAATGTGTCCTAACTTGGACGAATGAGAGATACCACTTTATCTACTATTATGAGTACGATATGAGTTCTCTTCATTCATTGTTAGGAGGAATCGATCCTATGGAATATGTCTCTCTATCCATTATTGAAAGAGTGCAATATTTATGCATGCCTTTATTATCTGACTATTATATATGTCATAAAGATGTGTTATATAtaattgatgcatgattttatttaccgtataagaattattattattattttaatacataagttttataatatatatattatgaatattaaagattatttttatgatttttcaaatATTACTATTAATGTGTGGtcggtgatatatatatatatattttttatcttatatttaattttagaatAATTTATACTATATTCGAGGTTTGGATAAAGGAAATTTTTTCGTCACTTATGGTTTTACTAAAAAGATACAATTTTTTAGCTTAAAAATTTAAcattataaagataaaaaaaattaatttttttaaaaaataataaattatgaataatagaatgagagttttttttttttttttttataaacgtGGGACGATACATGAGCTTTAGAAAAGCCTCGTCTTTTCAGATAAATCTTGTCTTTTTCTGGCTTGGACTTTTCATTTAGAAGCACATATAACCAACGAATAGCAGGAGGAGCTGAATTGTTCAAAGATTCCACATATTATTCTGATGAGAATTTCCCCTCACAAAGTTCTTCTCTAATTAATGTCTTGAATCAATTTTGTCTCATGCCTACTTAATAATAACACAGTAAATGTGGCCCTTTCCCTACTGTTTCAAGGAAAGAAGAAGTATCTCAAACCAGTCGTACGTTTTTCACTGAAAGCTAAAAGATGTAATAGAATGACGTCTGC is from Musa acuminata AAA Group cultivar baxijiao chromosome BXJ3-8, Cavendish_Baxijiao_AAA, whole genome shotgun sequence and encodes:
- the LOC103994445 gene encoding G2/mitotic-specific cyclin-2 isoform X2, with the translated sequence MDRVDENGRGMTRPASFRDTGNRRALRDIRNVVGAPPYACPIGKRGFPDKGSLDDKKLTLVARRPATRKFVATLASKSQPYQQGTNGQHREVGSQSQYNPPVPLVSKSSCLDSCTTIDVDYNSSNDIALPMVEEMEEMDNSDIKEVAMDDLVIETLPSIDICDSNNPLAVVEYVEDIYSFYRQTEVTSCVSPDYMSQQFDINEKMRAILIDWLIEVHYKFELMEETLFLTVNIIDRFLARQTVARKKLQLAGVTAMLLACKYEEVSVPVVEDLILISDRAYTREEVLEMEKLIVNTLQFNMSVPTPYVFMRRFLKAAEADRKLELLSFFIIELCLVEYKMLKFRPSLLAAAAIYTAQCSLRGLKYWTKTSELHSNYSEDQLLECSRLMVDFHHKAGLGKLTGVHRKYTTLKYGCTAKSEPALFLLNTIL
- the LOC103994445 gene encoding G2/mitotic-specific cyclin-2 isoform X1, with protein sequence MDRVDENGRGMTRPASFRVTDTGNRRALRDIRNVVGAPPYACPIGKRGFPDKGSLDDKKLTLVARRPATRKFVATLASKSQPYQQGTNGQHREVGSQSQYNPPVPLVSKSSCLDSCTTIDVDYNSSNDIALPMVEEMEEMDNSDIKEVAMDDLVIETLPSIDICDSNNPLAVVEYVEDIYSFYRQTEVTSCVSPDYMSQQFDINEKMRAILIDWLIEVHYKFELMEETLFLTVNIIDRFLARQTVARKKLQLAGVTAMLLACKYEEVSVPVVEDLILISDRAYTREEVLEMEKLIVNTLQFNMSVPTPYVFMRRFLKAAEADRKLELLSFFIIELCLVEYKMLKFRPSLLAAAAIYTAQCSLRGLKYWTKTSELHSNYSEDQLLECSRLMVDFHHKAGLGKLTGVHRKYTTLKYGCTAKSEPALFLLNTIL